The following coding sequences are from one Nitrospirota bacterium window:
- the prmC gene encoding peptide chain release factor N(5)-glutamine methyltransferase has protein sequence MYALDKIKRASDYLAEFDIKDAYREAELIVTHCLNINRIVLYKDNPDIPESIDNEIEAILKRRSKREPLQYILGYTEFYGLKIEVGPGVLIPRPETELLVEEAVKRILDFRSQNSNIKVLDLCTGSGCIALAIASVIPEIKVYGIDNSSESIKYALKNAKINNIQNVTFFESNLYESIGKDFKFDLIVSNPPYIKKSDLSNLQPDIKDWEPLNALDGGNNGLDYYRIIIPDAKDYLKKNGYIILEIGMSQAESIRKIAEIAGFTNITLIKDYLGIERIFTLKLNK, from the coding sequence ATGTATGCCCTTGACAAAATAAAAAGAGCATCAGATTATCTTGCAGAATTTGATATTAAAGATGCTTACAGGGAGGCAGAATTAATAGTAACACACTGCCTTAATATAAACAGGATAGTTTTGTATAAAGACAATCCAGATATTCCAGAGAGCATTGATAATGAAATTGAAGCTATATTGAAGAGAAGGTCTAAGAGAGAACCTTTGCAATATATACTCGGTTATACTGAATTTTACGGTTTGAAGATAGAAGTAGGACCAGGAGTTCTTATTCCAAGACCTGAGACAGAATTATTAGTAGAGGAAGCAGTAAAAAGGATTTTAGATTTCAGATCTCAAAATTCAAATATCAAGGTTCTTGACCTATGCACTGGAAGCGGATGTATTGCTCTTGCAATTGCGAGTGTAATACCTGAGATAAAAGTTTATGGTATAGATAATTCTTCAGAGTCTATTAAATATGCATTAAAAAACGCAAAAATAAACAATATTCAGAATGTAACGTTCTTCGAAAGCAATTTATATGAGTCTATTGGAAAAGATTTTAAATTTGATTTAATCGTATCAAACCCTCCTTATATCAAAAAAAGTGACTTGAGCAATTTACAGCCAGATATTAAAGACTGGGAACCTTTAAATGCATTAGATGGAGGTAATAACGGTCTTGATTATTATAGGATCATAATACCCGATGCAAAGGATTATCTGAAAAAAAACGGATATATTATATTGGAGATAGGCATGAGTCAGGCAGAATCAATAAGGAAAATAGCAGAAATTGCAGGTTTTACAAATATCACTTTAATTAAGGATTATTTGGGAATTGAAAGGATATTTACGCTAAAATTAAATAAATGA